In Chloroflexota bacterium, the following are encoded in one genomic region:
- a CDS encoding acyl-CoA dehydrogenase family protein, with the protein MTSTATPVPDPFALSEEERSVRDTAREFAQRELATTVAKRDEEEWYDRGLFTRMGELGLTAIPYPEELGGAGLSYFAWALACEEIAAADMGMAISLSVHVLSQLCIYSYGTDEQKARFLPPMTSGAHLGAFALTEPGAGSDAAALSLSARRTDDGYTLTGTKVWITNGGEADVYVVFGTVDHSRGRDGVTAFVVGSDTPGFRVGSHERKMGIRDSPAAELVFEEALVPEADRLGAEGEGLKVALGSLASGRISIAAACTGLARAALEHATRYASQRTQFGRPIAEQEMIQAILADAAVAVDASRLLTWRAARLRDAGGSINAASSMAKMFASDTAMRVTTDAVQVYGGAGYSRDNPVERFMRDAKGAQIYEGSNQIQRLIIAQQLIEDMRRSDR; encoded by the coding sequence ATGACAAGCACCGCGACGCCCGTTCCGGATCCGTTCGCCCTCAGTGAGGAGGAGCGCTCGGTTCGAGACACTGCCCGCGAGTTCGCCCAGCGCGAGCTGGCGACGACGGTTGCCAAGCGCGACGAGGAGGAGTGGTACGACCGCGGGCTCTTCACGCGGATGGGTGAGCTGGGCCTGACGGCGATCCCGTACCCGGAGGAGCTCGGCGGCGCCGGCCTCTCCTACTTTGCGTGGGCCCTGGCCTGCGAGGAGATCGCCGCGGCCGACATGGGCATGGCGATCAGCCTCTCGGTCCACGTTCTGTCGCAGCTCTGCATCTACTCCTACGGGACCGATGAGCAGAAGGCGCGCTTCCTTCCCCCCATGACGTCGGGCGCTCATCTCGGCGCCTTCGCCCTGACAGAACCGGGCGCGGGCTCGGATGCGGCAGCGCTGTCGCTCTCCGCGCGGCGCACCGACGACGGCTACACGCTCACCGGCACCAAGGTATGGATCACGAATGGGGGAGAGGCGGATGTCTACGTGGTCTTCGGCACGGTGGACCACTCGCGTGGTCGCGATGGGGTGACGGCGTTCGTGGTGGGCAGCGACACGCCCGGCTTCCGGGTCGGGAGCCACGAACGCAAGATGGGGATCCGCGATTCCCCCGCCGCCGAGCTTGTCTTCGAAGAGGCCCTGGTCCCGGAGGCCGACCGTCTGGGAGCGGAGGGGGAGGGCCTCAAGGTGGCCCTCGGCTCGCTCGCCTCGGGACGGATCAGCATCGCGGCAGCCTGCACCGGCCTCGCCCGGGCAGCGCTCGAGCACGCCACTCGCTACGCCTCGCAACGCACCCAGTTCGGCCGCCCCATCGCCGAGCAGGAGATGATCCAGGCCATCCTGGCCGACGCGGCGGTGGCGGTCGACGCGTCCCGCCTGCTGACCTGGCGTGCCGCGCGCCTGCGGGACGCCGGAGGCTCGATCAACGCGGCCAGCAGCATGGCCAAGATGTTCGCCAGCGACACCGCCATGCGCGTGACGACCGACGCCGTCCAGGTCTACGGGGGTGCCGGATACTCGCGCGACAACCCGGTGGAGCGATTCATGCGCGACGCCAAGGGAGCCCAGATCTACGAGGGCAGCAACCAGATTCAGCGGCTCATCATTGCGCAGCAGCTGATCGAGGATATGCGGAGGTCCGACCGATGA
- a CDS encoding cobalamin B12-binding domain-containing protein: MDDARSIPIRVLIAKPGLDGHDRGAKVLARGLRDEGFEVIYTGLRQTPEMIVDAAEQEDVDVIGMSILSGAHMALLPRVVELSRERGMDDVLIAAGGIIPDADVTKLKAAGIGEIFGPGTSIGQIAGYFREHARRRA; the protein is encoded by the coding sequence ATGGATGACGCCCGCAGCATCCCGATCCGCGTCCTGATCGCCAAGCCGGGGCTCGACGGCCACGACCGCGGCGCCAAGGTGCTCGCGCGCGGCCTGCGCGACGAGGGCTTCGAGGTCATCTATACCGGCCTGCGCCAGACGCCGGAGATGATCGTGGACGCCGCCGAGCAGGAGGACGTGGACGTGATCGGCATGTCGATCCTGTCGGGGGCGCACATGGCCCTGCTGCCGCGCGTCGTCGAGCTGAGCCGCGAACGTGGCATGGACGACGTGCTGATCGCCGCCGGCGGAATCATTCCCGATGCCGACGTCACCAAGCTGAAGGCGGCGGGGATCGGTGAGATCTTCGGCCCGGGGACCAGCATCGGCCAGATCGCGGGCTACTTCCGCGAGCACGCGCGCCGGCGCGCCTGA
- the meaB gene encoding methylmalonyl Co-A mutase-associated GTPase MeaB: protein MADLAGLLRGAVAGERLALARLLTAIENDAPGLRDLLPELFAAGRGGHLVGITGPPGSGKSTLVNALTEEWRGRGRRVGIVAVDPSSPYTGGAIMGDRIRMMGHAADRDVFMRSMASRGELGGIAAATWMAAAALDAAGYDPILIETVGAGQSEVEIARLAETTVVVEVPEMGDEVQAIKAGLLEVADLLVVNKGDRPGADLAARHLRAMLSTAGGRVGRKPPIMLTTATKAEGVAVLADAIEAHRSTARSPEQATARARNQVRRALADLAMGRGSHHADWEATVQSVATRELDPITAAERLLAEDAES, encoded by the coding sequence GTGGCCGACCTCGCGGGGCTGCTGCGCGGCGCCGTGGCGGGTGAGCGACTTGCGCTGGCTCGTCTGCTGACCGCGATCGAGAACGACGCTCCCGGCCTGCGCGACCTGCTGCCCGAGCTCTTCGCCGCCGGGCGCGGAGGACACCTGGTGGGCATCACCGGACCACCGGGGAGCGGCAAGTCGACCCTCGTCAATGCGCTCACCGAGGAATGGCGGGGCCGCGGCAGGCGGGTGGGAATCGTGGCCGTGGACCCATCGTCGCCCTACACCGGCGGCGCGATCATGGGGGACCGGATCCGGATGATGGGTCATGCGGCGGACCGCGACGTCTTCATGCGCTCGATGGCCAGCCGCGGCGAGCTGGGTGGCATCGCGGCCGCAACCTGGATGGCCGCCGCGGCCCTCGACGCGGCCGGGTACGACCCGATCCTGATCGAGACGGTCGGCGCCGGCCAGAGCGAGGTCGAGATCGCGCGCCTGGCGGAGACCACGGTCGTGGTCGAGGTCCCGGAGATGGGGGATGAGGTGCAGGCCATCAAGGCCGGCCTGCTCGAGGTCGCCGACCTGCTGGTCGTCAACAAGGGCGACCGTCCGGGAGCCGATCTCGCCGCACGCCACCTGCGCGCGATGCTGTCCACCGCGGGGGGTCGTGTCGGCCGCAAGCCGCCGATCATGCTCACGACCGCAACCAAAGCGGAGGGAGTTGCCGTCCTGGCGGACGCCATCGAGGCGCACCGCTCCACGGCGCGTTCACCGGAGCAGGCCACCGCCCGCGCGCGGAACCAGGTGCGCCGTGCGCTCGCCGACCTGGCGATGGGCCGTGGTTCGCATCACGCCGATTGGGAGGCGACCGTGCAGTCGGTGGCAACGCGCGAGCTCGACCCGATCACAGCCGCCGAAAGGCTGCTCGCCGAGGACGCGGAGTCCTAG
- a CDS encoding LLM class flavin-dependent oxidoreductase, translating to MKMGLMLPLGEQEKLGRPLAWEELRGMTLAAEEAGLDSIWGADHLIFRSDGESHGIHECWTILTAVAAITRRVQIGPMVLALPFRNPALVAKMTTALDEVSAGRLILGLGGGWHEPEFDAFDYPFDHRVGRFEEGLNIALPLLRIGKVTFEGRWHRADAELLPSGPRPNGPRILIAGEGPRMLGLVARNADAWNAAWYGRREAAAELEDLIKRLHEAGVAEGRDPAEITLTAGLFVSFPALQQPADEGPPEIAISGGTEEVGRALAAYRELGIEHAIVHLWPRNAAAVTELGRAAEVARADARIGAHG from the coding sequence ATGAAGATGGGGCTGATGCTGCCGCTCGGCGAGCAGGAGAAGCTCGGCCGGCCGCTGGCATGGGAGGAGCTGCGCGGGATGACGCTTGCCGCCGAGGAGGCGGGGCTCGACTCGATCTGGGGTGCCGATCACCTCATCTTCCGCTCGGATGGCGAGTCACATGGCATTCACGAGTGCTGGACGATCCTGACAGCCGTGGCCGCCATCACGCGGCGGGTCCAGATCGGCCCGATGGTGCTGGCGCTCCCATTCCGCAATCCCGCGCTGGTAGCCAAGATGACGACCGCGCTGGACGAGGTCTCCGCCGGGCGTCTCATCCTTGGGCTCGGCGGCGGCTGGCACGAGCCGGAGTTCGACGCGTTCGACTACCCGTTCGACCATCGGGTGGGCCGTTTCGAGGAGGGGCTCAACATCGCGCTGCCCCTCCTGCGGATTGGCAAGGTGACGTTCGAGGGCAGGTGGCACCGTGCCGATGCGGAGCTGCTGCCGTCCGGCCCGCGTCCCAATGGACCGCGGATCCTCATCGCCGGAGAGGGCCCACGGATGCTGGGTCTCGTGGCCCGAAACGCCGACGCGTGGAACGCTGCCTGGTACGGTCGACGTGAGGCGGCCGCGGAGCTCGAGGACCTCATAAAGCGACTCCACGAGGCAGGCGTCGCCGAGGGTCGTGATCCGGCCGAGATCACGCTCACCGCTGGCCTCTTCGTCTCGTTCCCCGCGCTGCAGCAGCCTGCCGACGAGGGCCCACCCGAGATTGCGATCTCCGGTGGCACGGAGGAGGTCGGCCGAGCCCTCGCTGCCTACCGCGAGCTCGGGATCGAGCATGCGATCGTGCACCTGTGGCCGCGCAACGCCGCAGCGGTCACCGAGCTCGGGCGCGCAGCCGAGGTGGCGAGGGCGGACGCTAGAATCGGCGCGCATGGATGA
- a CDS encoding long-chain fatty acid--CoA ligase: MTTTATDEMVDAPARRLMQTEIEPLDIPAELRADSLVSLVHNSMMRNPEKEALRWKLPKTKRQVGGPPEEEAVEWTSTTYRQTWDWITQVALGLKHLGIRDGDRVCIMSRTRPAWLAADLGSLSLGAVTCPIYPSVEPNQAAFVINNVEARLIFVENLQQAAKIDQVRAQCPTLEHVVVIDDRGRLPAGAISFDDIFDLATADVGEIREWSETWRGYGRDKVATIVHTSGTTANPKGVVLTHGNILHNFEGGVQAVDFNENDLFLSFLPLSHMTERAAGQIVPLGRGCTIAYAEPAIERLAANMAEVRPTVMVAVPRLYERLYARVLSTVEAGPALRQRIFGWALGLGRAKYANHLAGRPNSAWLRLQLKVADRLVFHKITARTGGRVRYFVSGGAPLSQEIGEFFYAMGMLILEGYGLTETAPLLTINRPGDFKFGTVGRPVAETQIRIDPGTGEILARGPQVMKGYHNQPEETARVIDADGWFHTGDIGELDSEGRVLITDRLKNIIVLGNGKNVAPAPMEIAILTSRYIAQALILGDNQPYTGVLLVPDFDQLGTWAAANGMAEIPPEQLVGEKAVQKLMEGEVKAKLDGFAIYERPRRVALLPRLLSEEEGELTPSLKIKTRVVVAKWEDKVAHLFGEDEKE, from the coding sequence ATGACGACCACGGCAACCGATGAGATGGTGGACGCCCCCGCGCGGCGCCTGATGCAGACCGAGATCGAGCCGCTCGACATCCCGGCTGAGCTGCGCGCCGACAGCCTCGTGTCGTTGGTCCACAACTCGATGATGCGCAACCCGGAAAAGGAGGCGCTGCGCTGGAAGCTGCCCAAGACGAAGCGACAGGTCGGAGGGCCGCCGGAGGAGGAGGCGGTAGAGTGGACGAGCACCACCTATCGCCAGACGTGGGACTGGATCACGCAGGTGGCGCTTGGCCTGAAGCACCTCGGCATCCGCGACGGCGATCGGGTCTGCATCATGAGCCGCACCCGCCCTGCCTGGCTGGCGGCCGACCTGGGCTCCCTCTCGCTCGGCGCGGTGACCTGCCCGATCTACCCCTCGGTCGAGCCGAACCAGGCCGCATTCGTGATCAACAACGTCGAGGCCCGCCTGATCTTCGTGGAGAACCTGCAGCAGGCTGCCAAGATCGACCAGGTGCGGGCGCAGTGCCCGACGCTCGAGCACGTGGTCGTGATCGACGACCGCGGCCGGCTCCCCGCCGGGGCGATCAGCTTCGACGACATCTTCGACCTGGCCACGGCCGATGTGGGCGAGATCCGGGAGTGGTCGGAGACCTGGCGCGGATACGGCCGTGACAAGGTGGCGACGATCGTCCACACCTCGGGGACGACCGCCAACCCCAAGGGCGTCGTGCTCACCCACGGCAACATCCTGCACAACTTCGAGGGCGGGGTGCAGGCGGTCGACTTCAACGAGAACGACCTGTTCCTCTCCTTCCTGCCCCTCTCGCACATGACCGAGCGCGCGGCCGGTCAGATCGTGCCGCTGGGCCGCGGCTGCACGATCGCCTACGCCGAGCCCGCCATCGAGCGGCTGGCGGCCAACATGGCTGAGGTGCGTCCGACCGTGATGGTCGCCGTACCGCGCCTCTACGAGCGCCTCTACGCGCGGGTCCTGTCGACGGTGGAGGCCGGGCCGGCCCTGCGCCAGCGAATCTTCGGCTGGGCGCTGGGGCTGGGGCGCGCCAAGTACGCCAACCACCTCGCCGGCCGGCCGAACTCGGCGTGGCTGCGATTGCAGCTGAAGGTCGCGGATCGGCTCGTCTTCCACAAGATCACGGCGCGCACCGGCGGTCGCGTTCGCTACTTCGTGTCGGGCGGCGCCCCGCTGTCGCAGGAGATCGGCGAGTTCTTCTACGCCATGGGAATGCTCATCCTGGAGGGGTACGGGCTGACCGAGACCGCTCCGTTGCTGACCATCAACCGACCCGGCGACTTCAAGTTCGGAACTGTCGGTCGCCCGGTCGCTGAGACGCAGATCCGGATCGACCCGGGCACGGGCGAGATCCTGGCCAGGGGACCCCAGGTCATGAAGGGCTACCACAATCAGCCCGAGGAGACTGCCCGCGTCATCGACGCCGATGGCTGGTTCCACACCGGGGATATCGGCGAGCTCGACTCCGAAGGGCGGGTCCTGATCACCGACCGGCTCAAGAACATCATCGTGCTGGGCAACGGCAAGAACGTGGCTCCGGCGCCGATGGAGATCGCGATCCTGACCAGCCGCTACATCGCGCAGGCGCTGATCCTGGGCGACAACCAGCCGTACACCGGCGTGCTGCTGGTGCCCGACTTCGACCAGCTCGGGACGTGGGCAGCGGCCAACGGCATGGCCGAGATACCCCCCGAACAGCTGGTTGGCGAGAAGGCGGTTCAGAAGCTGATGGAGGGCGAGGTGAAGGCCAAGCTCGACGGCTTTGCCATCTACGAGCGTCCGCGTCGTGTGGCGCTGCTGCCGCGCCTGCTCTCCGAGGAGGAGGGCGAGCTCACCCCGTCGCTCAAGATCAAGACACGGGTGGTCGTCGCCAAGTGGGAGGACAAGGTGGCGCACCTCTTCGGCGAGGACGAGAAGGAGTAG
- a CDS encoding 3-hydroxyacyl-CoA dehydrogenase NAD-binding domain-containing protein: MSLNRVFVIGAGLMGHGIGQVSAAAGKQVTLADRTAELAEKGKSRIAGNLAGQVEKGKLTQEDADAVLSRIATGAGAEGAAGHDIVIEAVFEDESVKRETWQALSSAADADAIFASNTSSISITSLATATDRPGRFIGLHFFSPVPVMGLIEIIRGLETDDATRAAARAFAEELGKTVIESKDYPGFIVNRMLGPFINEAVFALMDGTGSADHIDAGAKLGLNHPMGPLELSDFIGNDVMLSVLDVLYRGFGDPKFRAAPLLRQMVAAGHLGRKTGRGFYQYDERGTKIG, from the coding sequence ATGAGCCTCAACCGGGTCTTCGTCATCGGCGCCGGCCTGATGGGACACGGCATCGGGCAGGTGAGCGCGGCGGCGGGCAAGCAGGTGACCCTCGCCGATCGGACGGCTGAACTGGCCGAGAAGGGGAAGTCCCGGATCGCGGGCAACCTCGCCGGCCAGGTCGAGAAGGGCAAGCTCACGCAGGAAGATGCCGACGCTGTGCTGTCCCGGATCGCGACCGGCGCGGGTGCGGAGGGCGCAGCCGGCCACGACATCGTGATCGAGGCCGTCTTCGAGGACGAATCGGTCAAGCGTGAGACGTGGCAGGCCCTCAGCTCAGCAGCCGATGCGGACGCCATCTTCGCCAGCAACACGAGCAGCATCAGCATCACCTCCCTCGCCACCGCGACCGACCGGCCCGGCCGCTTCATCGGCCTGCACTTCTTCTCACCGGTGCCGGTGATGGGCCTGATCGAGATCATCCGCGGGCTCGAGACCGATGATGCCACCCGGGCCGCGGCCCGCGCCTTCGCCGAGGAGCTCGGCAAGACGGTGATCGAGTCGAAGGACTATCCGGGCTTCATCGTCAACCGGATGCTCGGCCCCTTCATCAACGAGGCGGTCTTCGCCCTCATGGACGGCACTGGCAGCGCCGATCACATCGACGCCGGGGCGAAGCTCGGCCTCAACCACCCGATGGGCCCCCTGGAGCTGAGCGACTTTATCGGCAACGACGTGATGCTCAGCGTCCTGGACGTGCTGTATCGCGGCTTCGGCGACCCCAAGTTCCGCGCCGCCCCGCTCCTGCGCCAGATGGTTGCCGCGGGCCACCTGGGGCGGAAGACGGGTCGAGGCTTCTATCAGTACGACGAGCGGGGGACGAAGATCGGCTGA
- a CDS encoding 4a-hydroxytetrahydrobiopterin dehydratase — MPYAPLLSDAGIAAALEAIPDWRRQGDWLIRTVECPTFRAAIALVNRVADAAEEADHHPDIEINWRRVTFKLTTKASHGLTAKDAAMAATIDRLAAQGDE, encoded by the coding sequence ATGCCCTACGCACCGCTCCTGTCCGACGCGGGGATCGCCGCAGCGCTCGAGGCCATCCCGGACTGGCGCCGCCAGGGAGATTGGCTGATTCGGACAGTCGAGTGCCCGACCTTCCGCGCGGCGATCGCCCTCGTCAACCGCGTGGCCGATGCCGCGGAAGAGGCCGATCATCATCCGGACATCGAGATCAACTGGCGGCGCGTGACGTTCAAGCTGACCACGAAGGCATCGCATGGGCTGACCGCCAAGGATGCCGCGATGGCGGCGACGATCGACCGGCTGGCCGCGCAGGGGGACGAATGA
- the folE gene encoding GTP cyclohydrolase I FolE yields the protein MDERSPGSQIPEAVRTLLVELGEDPDRAGLSGTPDRVRRMYAELTEGYHTDPGALLSSATFEVDYDEMVVVRDIEFFSLCEHHMLPFFGKAHVGYLPRGRIIGLSKIPRVVDMYAHRLQVQERLTQQVAGFLMERLDPKGVGCVVEATHLCTVMRGVRKQEATMVTSSMLGTFRADARTRSEFLTFIGRSSDR from the coding sequence ATGGACGAGCGCTCACCCGGCAGCCAGATCCCGGAGGCGGTCAGGACCCTCCTCGTGGAGCTGGGCGAAGATCCCGATCGCGCGGGTCTGTCCGGCACCCCGGACCGCGTCCGGCGCATGTATGCCGAGCTGACCGAGGGCTATCACACCGATCCGGGGGCCCTCCTCAGCAGCGCCACCTTCGAGGTCGACTACGACGAGATGGTGGTGGTCCGCGACATCGAGTTCTTCTCGCTGTGCGAGCACCATATGCTGCCCTTCTTCGGCAAGGCGCACGTCGGCTACCTGCCGCGCGGCCGGATCATCGGCCTGTCGAAGATTCCGCGCGTCGTGGACATGTATGCGCACCGGCTGCAGGTGCAGGAACGCCTGACCCAGCAGGTGGCGGGCTTCCTGATGGAGCGCCTCGATCCCAAGGGGGTCGGCTGCGTGGTCGAGGCGACGCACCTGTGCACGGTCATGCGCGGCGTCCGAAAGCAGGAAGCGACCATGGTCACCAGCTCCATGCTCGGCACCTTCCGGGCCGATGCCCGCACGCGGTCCGAGTTCCTGACCTTCATCGGTCGCTCGTCAGACCGCTAG